In one Nymphaea colorata isolate Beijing-Zhang1983 unplaced genomic scaffold, ASM883128v2 scaffold0001, whole genome shotgun sequence genomic region, the following are encoded:
- the LOC116267897 gene encoding protein SMALL AUXIN UP-REGULATED RNA 9-like has protein sequence MDSKKPNKIRDIVRLQQLGKKWRKLANAPKNSGKKGISFLKRTLSFSDASRMGDVPKGYLAVCAGKEMKRFIIPTDYLSHYAFVELLKEAEEEFGFQNEGVLRIPCDADVFERILKMVEEDDGDGFYVKDDDDDVDDDCEEVEVSCGRSGVGSLAGHGLPRSQSRSKPLCRQ, from the coding sequence atggatTCCAAGAAACCTAATAAGATCAGAGACATTGTGCGCCTGCAACAGCTTGGCAAGAAATGGAGAAAGCTAGCAAACGCGCCAAAAAACAGTGGCAAAAAGGGCATAAGCTTCTTGAAGAGGACGCTGTCCTTCTCTGACGCCTCTAGGATGGGGGACGTGCCCAAAGGGTACCTTGCTGTGTGCGCAGGGAAGGAGATGAAGAGGTTCATCATCCCCACAGACTATCTGAGCCACTACGCATTTGTTGAGCTTTTGAAGGAGGCGGAAGAAGAGTTTGGGTTCCAGAATGAAGGAGTCCTGAGGATTCCATGTGATGCTGATGTGTTTGAGAGGATATTGAAGATGGTGGAGGAGGATGATGGTGACGGCTTCTATGTgaaggatgatgatgatgacgtcGATGATGACTGTGAGGAGGTGGAAGTCTCTTGTGGCAGGTCTGGGGTTGGTTCTTTGGCTGGCCATGGGTTACCCAGATCTCAGTCACGTAGTAAACCATTGTGCAGACAATAG